From Micromonospora sp. NBC_01699, a single genomic window includes:
- a CDS encoding DUF6182 family protein: MNRTTILPRPPSQERLAELLEARATWAGTTVAEAAETAETTVLVLLRAVDMTDLVDGARTFAAGLTDDEADAWRRSWTRTRFLFGNPGNVARRTPARVVAPGESAAWLGPFPSTRLPGMSRLLKPVSGVLPKMPSALTFPPTDRDAGNRPGYGDHRELQVAVRDLTLAEYLVHLHHTLAESVLLGLLRPEEPLRLVHRMDFDARTAEETPAYARVHFGHDDPTTLRLFTWLSSPAQR; this comes from the coding sequence ATGAACCGGACCACGATCCTGCCCCGGCCACCGTCCCAGGAGCGGCTGGCCGAGCTGCTGGAGGCGCGGGCCACCTGGGCGGGGACCACGGTGGCCGAGGCGGCGGAGACGGCCGAGACGACGGTGCTGGTGCTGTTGCGCGCGGTGGACATGACCGACCTGGTCGACGGGGCGCGTACCTTCGCGGCCGGCCTCACCGACGACGAGGCCGACGCCTGGCGGCGTTCCTGGACCAGAACCCGTTTCCTCTTCGGCAACCCGGGCAACGTGGCCCGGCGGACACCGGCACGCGTCGTCGCCCCGGGGGAGAGCGCGGCCTGGCTCGGCCCCTTCCCGTCCACCCGGTTGCCCGGAATGAGCCGGCTGCTCAAGCCGGTGTCCGGGGTGCTGCCGAAGATGCCGTCGGCCCTCACGTTCCCGCCCACCGACCGGGATGCCGGCAACCGGCCCGGGTACGGCGACCACCGCGAGTTGCAGGTCGCCGTCCGGGACCTGACCCTCGCCGAGTATCTCGTGCACCTGCACCACACCCTGGCCGAATCGGTGCTGCTCGGGCTGTTGCGGCCGGAGGAGCCGCTGCGCCTGGTCCACCGGATGGACTTCGACGCCCGTACGGCCGAGGAGACCCCGGCCTACGCCCGGGTTCACTTCGGGCACGACGATCCCACGACGCTGCGTCTCTTTACCTGGTTGTCCTCGCCAGCACAGCGATGA
- a CDS encoding HIT family protein — translation MESNVDIPDLTDTDLARLALSGQLRRLSESLRLAVVAEDDKPLAVRDGALAADLWSLLATEVPQLRETIVGYLRASGGSWQDVADLDDRTEDEARARWAGASTRRSPDPAAEVAELDAWYVKHAQLEPLARVRDPFSRLLSGREPGGRECLVCAKYANLPVPAWAGFPTPPGGHLVDDGTWRVGHGPTPYWPAGTLLIESRRHFLDYADFSTEEASTLGPLIKRFTEPLKEATGASRVHIFSCMEGTEHFHLWMVPRVDGETAGRTFIADPGYCTFPEAEEVIGRVRSALERAAADR, via the coding sequence ATGGAGAGCAACGTGGACATTCCCGATCTCACCGATACCGACCTGGCCCGTCTCGCGTTGTCCGGACAGTTGCGGAGGTTGTCCGAATCACTGCGGCTGGCGGTCGTCGCCGAGGACGACAAACCGCTGGCCGTCCGGGACGGCGCCCTCGCCGCCGACCTGTGGTCCCTGCTGGCCACCGAGGTACCGCAGTTGCGGGAGACGATCGTCGGCTACCTGCGCGCCAGCGGCGGCTCCTGGCAGGACGTCGCCGATCTGGACGACCGCACCGAGGACGAGGCGCGGGCCCGCTGGGCCGGAGCCTCGACGCGGCGCTCGCCGGACCCGGCCGCCGAGGTCGCGGAACTCGACGCCTGGTACGTCAAGCACGCGCAACTGGAGCCGCTGGCCCGGGTCCGTGACCCGTTCAGCCGCCTGCTCAGCGGACGTGAGCCGGGCGGGCGCGAATGCCTCGTCTGCGCGAAGTACGCCAACCTTCCGGTACCCGCGTGGGCCGGCTTCCCGACGCCGCCGGGCGGCCACCTCGTCGACGACGGCACCTGGCGGGTCGGGCACGGCCCGACGCCGTACTGGCCGGCGGGCACCCTGCTGATCGAGTCCCGCCGGCACTTCCTCGACTACGCCGACTTCAGCACCGAGGAGGCGAGCACCCTCGGGCCGCTGATCAAGCGGTTCACCGAACCGCTCAAGGAGGCCACCGGCGCGTCCCGGGTGCACATCTTCTCCTGCATGGAGGGGACCGAGCACTTCCATCTGTGGATGGTGCCCCGGGTCGACGGGGAGACGGCCGGCCGGACCTTCATCGCCGACCCCGGGTACTGCACCTTCCCGGAGGCCGAGGAGGTCATCGGCCGCGTCCGGTCGGCCCTGGAACGCGCGGCGGCGGACCGGTGA
- a CDS encoding AfsA-related hotdog domain-containing protein, giving the protein MSITARDPGLLESPSGLDFSRTVDRTLVHRRNLTEVFLTDVQRTDGESFAAAALLPVVHPHYTSHTGTANRTLDPMLLIECCRQAETYAAHALFDVEMGASFVLRSWSAELFPDALGQPTYDGTTGGAAPGPVPTGPRELLLSAVTRNARRVGGRIRGLDYDFQLWIAGNRVGRVRMEVGYVASVAYVVIRGRGRDGPPPWSDGLLPVRTGRPVVPAAVGRVNATDTLLLDVVARPDRVAATLRVPVENVSLFDHPQDHVPGMVLLEAARQIAALAARQWDGAAVHTLTMVAMESSFAAYAELDEAVTVTATRAEGTQPGPVDAGPPWRRPVEVVFQQATGEISRVSVVMELASGTPSARAERGG; this is encoded by the coding sequence ATGTCGATCACCGCCCGGGACCCCGGGCTCCTGGAGTCCCCGTCCGGTCTGGACTTCTCCCGTACCGTCGACCGGACCCTGGTACACCGGCGGAACCTCACCGAGGTGTTCCTGACCGACGTGCAACGGACCGACGGTGAGAGTTTCGCCGCGGCGGCGCTGCTGCCGGTCGTGCACCCGCACTACACCAGCCACACCGGTACGGCGAACCGGACGCTGGACCCGATGCTGCTGATCGAGTGCTGCCGGCAGGCCGAGACGTACGCCGCGCACGCCCTCTTCGACGTGGAGATGGGCGCGAGTTTCGTACTGCGGAGCTGGTCGGCCGAACTGTTCCCGGACGCCCTCGGTCAGCCGACGTACGACGGCACGACCGGTGGCGCGGCACCGGGCCCGGTACCCACCGGCCCGAGGGAACTGCTGCTCAGTGCGGTCACCCGCAACGCGAGGCGGGTCGGCGGCCGGATTCGTGGACTGGACTACGACTTCCAGCTCTGGATCGCCGGCAACCGGGTCGGCCGGGTCCGGATGGAGGTCGGGTACGTCGCCTCGGTGGCGTACGTCGTCATCCGGGGGCGTGGACGCGACGGCCCACCACCCTGGTCCGACGGGCTACTTCCGGTGCGTACCGGTCGTCCGGTCGTACCGGCCGCGGTGGGCCGGGTCAACGCCACCGACACCCTGCTGCTCGACGTGGTGGCCCGCCCCGACCGGGTGGCCGCGACGCTGCGCGTACCGGTGGAGAACGTCAGCCTCTTCGACCACCCCCAGGACCACGTCCCGGGGATGGTGCTGCTGGAGGCGGCGCGGCAGATCGCGGCGCTCGCGGCCCGGCAGTGGGACGGGGCCGCCGTACACACGTTGACGATGGTCGCGATGGAGTCGTCGTTCGCCGCCTACGCCGAACTCGACGAGGCCGTCACCGTGACGGCGACCCGGGCCGAGGGGACGCAACCGGGGCCGGTGGACGCCGGCCCGCCGTGGCGGCGGCCCGTCGAGGTCGTGTTCCAGCAGGCCACGGGCGAGATCTCGCGCGTGTCGGTGGTCATGGAGCTCGCCTCCGGTACGCCCTCGGCACGCGCAGAGCGGGGAGGATGA
- a CDS encoding beta-ketoacyl-ACP synthase III: MGSAAIVAGLGACVPLTVVTNHDLAARLDTDDEWIRTRTGIRQRQVVAPGEATGDLAVEAARRALASAGTDTADAVVLATSTPDRLCPATAPHVASRLGLGNVPAFDVAAVCAGFVYALATASGLIAMRAADRVVVIGADTFSTILDPDDRTTGAVFGDGAGAVVLRAGTDDEPGALLGLSLGSDGSRSDLMGIPGGGSRQRSTGLPIKEEETYFGMQGQAVFTQAVRRMSASVQETVARCGWRLADVDRFVLHQANARILVAVARKLDVPVERFVTDIERVGNTVAASVPLALVDGAVSGDLDPGHRVVLASFGGGLAWGSVALVWPRLGTVQAPALTDAAESYQSGAR, encoded by the coding sequence ATGGGTTCAGCGGCGATCGTCGCCGGACTGGGAGCCTGCGTACCGCTGACCGTGGTGACCAACCACGACCTCGCGGCACGTCTGGACACCGACGACGAGTGGATCCGTACCCGGACGGGTATTCGGCAGCGGCAGGTGGTCGCCCCGGGCGAGGCAACCGGCGACCTGGCGGTGGAGGCGGCGCGGCGTGCGCTCGCGTCGGCGGGTACGGACACCGCCGACGCGGTCGTCCTCGCGACGAGTACGCCGGACCGGTTGTGCCCGGCGACCGCCCCGCACGTCGCCAGCCGACTCGGCCTCGGCAACGTCCCCGCGTTCGACGTGGCGGCCGTCTGCGCGGGCTTCGTGTACGCGCTGGCCACGGCGTCGGGCCTGATCGCCATGCGGGCTGCCGACCGGGTGGTGGTCATCGGCGCGGACACGTTCTCCACGATCCTCGACCCGGACGACCGGACGACCGGCGCCGTCTTCGGCGACGGCGCCGGGGCGGTGGTCCTGCGGGCCGGTACCGACGACGAGCCGGGCGCCCTGCTGGGGCTGAGTCTCGGCAGCGACGGCAGCCGCAGCGACCTGATGGGGATTCCGGGCGGCGGGTCCCGTCAACGCTCCACCGGGCTGCCGATCAAGGAGGAGGAGACCTACTTCGGCATGCAGGGACAGGCCGTCTTCACCCAGGCGGTACGGCGGATGTCCGCCTCGGTGCAGGAGACGGTGGCCCGGTGCGGCTGGCGGCTGGCCGACGTCGACCGGTTCGTGCTGCACCAGGCGAACGCCCGAATCCTGGTGGCCGTGGCCCGCAAACTCGACGTACCGGTCGAGCGGTTCGTCACCGACATCGAGCGGGTCGGCAACACCGTGGCCGCCTCCGTACCCCTGGCCCTGGTCGACGGCGCCGTGTCCGGCGACCTCGACCCGGGGCACCGCGTGGTGCTGGCCAGCTTCGGCGGCGGTCTCGCCTGGGGTTCGGTGGCCCTCGTCTGGCCACGGTTGGGAACTGTCCAGGCCCCCGCGCTCACCGACGCGGCCGAGTCCTACCAGTCAGGAGCACGATGA
- a CDS encoding acyl carrier protein — MNAIEERIANVLSTQLRLDRSVLGSDVTFESVDLDSLVLVEFALLLGDEFGIEIDDGDLTKEMTLRDTAELVTAKGAVL; from the coding sequence ATGAACGCGATCGAAGAACGAATAGCCAATGTTCTGTCCACACAGCTCAGGCTCGACCGCAGTGTGCTCGGCTCCGATGTGACCTTCGAGTCGGTCGACCTCGACTCGCTGGTGCTCGTCGAGTTCGCGCTGCTGCTCGGCGACGAGTTCGGGATCGAGATCGACGACGGCGACCTGACCAAGGAGATGACGCTGCGGGACACGGCCGAGCTGGTGACGGCCAAGGGGGCAGTGCTCTGA
- a CDS encoding beta-ketoacyl-[acyl-carrier-protein] synthase family protein, which produces MGHGAASFGAAITGIGLVTPAGIGVKENWDTLLSGQSCATVDEALGGLPVTFDCRVPGFDAEALLGGFSAWQLERFVQLAIVAARQAVEDAGWDPDTWDATRVGVVLGNSLGGVRTVERQHDVLAEGGPRRVSPLLVPMYMVNMVAGYVAIDVDARGPSQVTATACASGTTAVGTARELLRSGACDIVLAGGTESALTPLVIAGLNRMGALSRRVEEPGRASRPFDADRDGFVAAEGAAVLVLERAEDARARGARVRAVVRGYGCATDAHHATALHPDGRGIEQALRAALADAGVAGSDVDHVNAHGTSTPQNDVTEGRVLHRVLGDRALVTSTKGVTGHALAAAGAMEAAYAALAIEHHSVPPTANHTRLDPELAIDVVSGAPRPAPIDVAVSTSLGFGGHNAALVLTAS; this is translated from the coding sequence ATGGGGCACGGGGCGGCGTCCTTCGGGGCGGCGATCACCGGCATCGGACTCGTCACACCGGCCGGCATCGGGGTGAAGGAGAACTGGGACACCCTCCTGTCCGGCCAGTCCTGCGCGACGGTCGACGAGGCGCTGGGCGGGCTGCCGGTGACCTTCGACTGCCGGGTGCCGGGGTTCGACGCGGAGGCGCTGCTCGGCGGCTTCTCGGCCTGGCAGCTGGAGCGCTTCGTGCAACTGGCGATAGTCGCCGCCCGGCAGGCGGTCGAGGACGCCGGTTGGGACCCGGACACCTGGGACGCGACCCGGGTCGGCGTCGTGCTCGGCAACTCGCTCGGCGGGGTACGGACCGTCGAGCGGCAGCACGACGTGCTCGCCGAGGGCGGGCCGCGCCGGGTCTCGCCGCTGCTGGTGCCGATGTACATGGTGAACATGGTCGCCGGGTACGTGGCCATCGACGTGGATGCCCGCGGACCGAGCCAGGTCACCGCTACCGCCTGCGCCTCGGGTACGACGGCGGTGGGCACGGCCCGGGAACTGCTCCGCTCCGGGGCATGCGACATCGTGCTCGCCGGCGGCACCGAGTCCGCGCTGACGCCGCTGGTCATCGCGGGGCTGAACCGAATGGGTGCGCTCTCCCGGCGGGTCGAGGAGCCGGGTCGCGCCTCCCGACCGTTCGACGCCGACCGGGACGGGTTCGTGGCCGCCGAGGGTGCGGCCGTGCTCGTCCTCGAACGGGCGGAGGACGCCCGCGCCCGGGGGGCCAGGGTGCGCGCCGTGGTGCGGGGGTACGGCTGCGCCACCGACGCGCACCACGCGACGGCGCTGCACCCGGACGGTCGGGGCATCGAGCAGGCGCTGCGGGCGGCGCTCGCCGACGCCGGAGTCGCCGGCTCGGACGTCGACCACGTGAACGCGCACGGCACCTCGACCCCGCAGAACGACGTCACCGAGGGGCGGGTACTGCACCGGGTGCTGGGCGACCGGGCCCTGGTCACGTCGACGAAGGGGGTCACCGGCCACGCGTTGGCGGCGGCGGGGGCGATGGAGGCGGCGTACGCGGCGCTCGCCATCGAGCACCACAGCGTCCCGCCCACGGCCAACCACACCCGGCTCGATCCCGAGCTGGCCATCGACGTGGTCAGCGGTGCCCCGCGACCCGCGCCGATCGACGTCGCCGTGAGCACGTCGCTCGGGTTCGGCGGGCACAACGCGGCGCTCGTGCTGACGGCGAGCTGA
- a CDS encoding HAD family hydrolase translates to MSKLQKIRLVALDSDGVVLNDTYSPVIERFVTKHGGRYTAEVERGVWGSPQLAAGQNMALACKLPWSAKETIAAFFVERDEYLKEHPVEVTEGAEELLATLREAGVRVTCYGGRNREYTFDKYLGHLAEFFDPEIPYVDVNDFRPGTKEIVRDVFGYEFDEVLFVDDINRVAEVTKVLGAGFVGVPASLPHNFQRAEMEATGVRYTVDDIRQIDAELLEKVDEELAAGTLWSGRH, encoded by the coding sequence GTGAGCAAGCTGCAAAAGATCCGCCTCGTCGCGCTGGACAGCGACGGGGTGGTGCTCAACGACACCTACAGCCCCGTCATCGAGCGCTTCGTCACCAAGCACGGCGGCCGGTACACCGCCGAGGTCGAGCGCGGCGTCTGGGGCTCGCCCCAACTGGCGGCCGGGCAGAACATGGCCCTGGCCTGCAAGCTGCCGTGGTCGGCGAAGGAGACGATCGCCGCGTTCTTCGTCGAGCGCGACGAGTACCTCAAGGAGCACCCGGTCGAGGTGACCGAGGGCGCCGAGGAACTGCTCGCCACGCTGCGCGAGGCCGGCGTCCGGGTCACCTGCTACGGGGGTCGCAACCGCGAGTACACGTTCGACAAGTACCTGGGCCACCTGGCGGAGTTCTTCGACCCGGAGATCCCGTACGTCGACGTGAACGACTTCCGGCCCGGTACGAAGGAGATCGTCCGGGACGTCTTCGGCTACGAGTTCGACGAGGTCCTGTTCGTCGACGACATCAACCGGGTCGCCGAGGTCACCAAGGTGCTGGGTGCCGGTTTCGTCGGGGTACCGGCCAGCCTGCCGCACAACTTCCAGCGCGCCGAGATGGAGGCGACCGGGGTGCGGTACACGGTCGACGACATCCGGCAGATCGATGCCGAGCTGCTGGAGAAGGTCGACGAGGAACTGGCCGCGGGGACCCTCTGGTCCGGCCGGCACTGA
- a CDS encoding aldo/keto reductase, with amino-acid sequence MTTGTEQPTVRLGTTGPDVGVQGLGCMGMSEFYGPSDPEESRRTLDRALELGVTLFDTADAYGTGHNEELIGPFVRAHRDRVVLATKFGLVRRAEDPQYRGIDNSPAYLRTAVEASLRRLGVDTIDLYYAHRLDPAVPVAETVGAMAELVTRGKVRHLGLSEVTAAQLRTAYGVHPIAAVQSEWSIFSRDVEPDVVATAAELGVAMVPYSPLGRGFLTGRIASAGELAPDDFRRRMPRFADGNFAHNVDLLAPVRRIAAERDVTPAQVALAWVHQRAPVHGVAVVPIPGTRNRGRLEENLAAADLTLTDAELAELEPVAGRVAGHRNAGLAFSAVANQGGASTAGKA; translated from the coding sequence ATGACCACGGGGACGGAACAGCCGACCGTACGACTGGGCACGACGGGACCTGACGTCGGCGTCCAGGGGCTCGGCTGCATGGGCATGAGCGAGTTCTACGGCCCGAGTGACCCGGAGGAGTCCAGGCGTACGCTCGACCGGGCACTGGAACTCGGCGTGACCCTGTTCGACACCGCCGACGCCTACGGTACGGGCCACAACGAGGAGCTGATCGGCCCGTTCGTGCGCGCACACCGCGACCGGGTGGTGCTCGCCACGAAGTTCGGTCTGGTACGCCGGGCCGAAGACCCGCAGTACCGGGGGATCGACAACTCACCGGCGTACCTGCGTACGGCGGTCGAGGCGAGTCTGCGGCGGCTCGGTGTCGACACGATCGACCTCTACTACGCGCACCGGCTCGATCCGGCCGTACCGGTGGCGGAGACCGTTGGCGCGATGGCGGAACTGGTCACCCGAGGCAAGGTCCGGCACCTGGGACTGTCCGAGGTGACCGCGGCGCAGTTGCGTACGGCGTACGGGGTCCACCCGATCGCCGCCGTACAGTCGGAGTGGTCGATCTTCTCCCGTGACGTCGAGCCGGACGTCGTCGCCACGGCCGCCGAACTCGGCGTGGCGATGGTGCCGTACTCGCCGCTGGGACGGGGCTTCCTCACCGGACGGATCGCCAGCGCCGGGGAACTCGCCCCGGACGACTTCCGCCGCCGGATGCCGCGTTTCGCCGACGGGAACTTCGCGCACAACGTGGACCTGCTCGCGCCCGTGCGCCGGATCGCCGCCGAGCGGGACGTGACACCGGCACAGGTCGCCCTGGCCTGGGTACACCAACGGGCGCCGGTCCACGGCGTCGCGGTGGTACCCATTCCGGGTACGCGTAACCGGGGCCGCCTGGAGGAGAACCTCGCGGCGGCGGATCTGACCCTGACCGACGCGGAACTCGCCGAGTTGGAACCCGTCGCCGGTCGGGTGGCCGGACACCGGAACGCCGGCCTGGCCTTCAGCGCCGTCGCCAACCAGGGCGGCGCGTCCACGGCCGGGAAGGCGTAG
- the rnhA gene encoding ribonuclease HI — protein sequence MTDQAAEKVVVIYTDGACSGNPGPGGWGAVLRYGEHERELYGGESAPTTNNRMELMAAIRALESLNRPVTVRLHTDSTYVRSGITSWMANWKRNGWQTSAKQPVKNADLWQRLELAVKSHRVEWLWVKGHNGDPGNERADALANRGVTDARSALPGR from the coding sequence ATGACGGACCAGGCGGCCGAGAAGGTCGTGGTGATCTACACCGACGGCGCGTGCAGCGGAAACCCCGGACCGGGCGGCTGGGGTGCGGTGCTGCGCTACGGCGAGCACGAGCGCGAGCTGTACGGCGGTGAGTCTGCACCCACCACGAACAACCGGATGGAACTCATGGCCGCCATCCGGGCTCTGGAGAGCCTGAACCGCCCGGTGACCGTACGCCTGCACACCGACAGCACGTACGTCCGCAGCGGCATCACGAGCTGGATGGCGAACTGGAAGCGGAACGGCTGGCAGACCTCGGCCAAGCAGCCGGTCAAGAACGCCGACCTGTGGCAGCGGCTGGAGCTGGCGGTCAAGTCACACAGGGTCGAGTGGCTCTGGGTGAAGGGACACAACGGCGACCCCGGCAACGAACGCGCCGACGCCCTGGCCAACCGCGGCGTGACCGATGCCCGGAGCGCTCTGCCGGGTCGGTAG
- a CDS encoding Uma2 family endonuclease yields the protein MSAEAVGMHMPAIVTLDDVAAMNAADPNGHRYETSPEGVLSVMPPPDSEHAMIASRIFAWFILAGWPAEQVLQAAGVRISGPQGDGGRIPDLTVWRKPPPRSVWSAVGDIVLVIEIVSPGSEAMDSVTKVCEYASAGIPEYWVVDRDGAQTVALHRLTARGGYEERARMPLAWLLQTSPTEHVE from the coding sequence ATGAGCGCTGAGGCCGTCGGCATGCACATGCCCGCCATCGTGACGCTCGACGACGTGGCGGCGATGAACGCCGCCGACCCGAACGGCCACCGCTACGAGACGAGCCCCGAGGGGGTCCTGTCGGTCATGCCGCCGCCCGACTCGGAACACGCGATGATCGCCAGTCGGATCTTCGCGTGGTTCATCCTCGCCGGCTGGCCCGCCGAGCAGGTGCTCCAGGCCGCAGGCGTCCGTATCAGCGGACCTCAGGGCGACGGAGGCCGGATCCCCGACCTGACCGTGTGGCGCAAGCCGCCGCCCCGGAGCGTCTGGTCGGCCGTGGGTGACATCGTGCTGGTGATCGAGATCGTGTCGCCCGGCTCCGAGGCGATGGATTCGGTCACCAAGGTTTGCGAGTACGCATCGGCGGGAATCCCCGAGTACTGGGTGGTGGACCGGGACGGGGCACAGACGGTTGCCCTGCACCGGCTGACCGCGCGCGGCGGCTACGAGGAGCGGGCGCGGATGCCGTTGGCGTGGCTGTTGCAGACCTCGCCCACCGAGCACGTGGAATAG
- a CDS encoding cation:proton antiporter: MEPVDVAFALVGVGALLAGILPRMLEHRPLSMPIAFLGLGMLVFLLPTGLPSPDPLAHPQLTTHLTEIGVIVALMGAGLKIDRPAGWRRWSSTWRLLAIGMPLCIVCVALLGWWWAGLVPAAALLLAAALAPTDPVLAADVQVGEPTDVEDNEDEVRFALTSEAGLNDGLAFPFVYAAIAIAGTGLAPAGWLGHWLTVDVLYKIAVGVGGGLFVGWLLGKLFFRAPAQLRLAHHAEGFVAIAATFLAYGLIEVVGGYGFLAVFFAARAIRSAERTHEFHGVLHNFAEQIERLLTVLLLLFLGGAVVDGLLAPLTWPAALAGLALLFVIRPLVAWLSLRGAPGRPTEHWVIAFFGIRGVGSIYYLGYATSHADIPQIELVWATVGLVIIVSVVLHGVAATPVMRLLDRAGERTEQRAQQGRVRPTAHAGAGD, encoded by the coding sequence GTGGAGCCGGTCGACGTGGCGTTCGCTCTGGTCGGGGTCGGTGCACTGCTGGCCGGCATCCTGCCCCGGATGCTGGAACACCGGCCGCTGTCCATGCCGATCGCCTTCCTCGGCCTCGGCATGCTGGTCTTCCTGCTGCCGACCGGGCTGCCCAGCCCCGATCCCCTGGCCCACCCGCAACTGACCACCCACCTGACCGAGATCGGGGTGATCGTCGCCCTGATGGGCGCCGGGCTGAAGATCGACCGCCCGGCGGGGTGGCGACGCTGGTCGTCGACCTGGCGACTGCTGGCCATCGGGATGCCGCTCTGCATCGTCTGCGTCGCCCTGCTCGGCTGGTGGTGGGCGGGGCTGGTGCCGGCCGCCGCGCTGCTGCTCGCCGCCGCACTCGCGCCCACCGACCCGGTCCTCGCCGCCGACGTGCAGGTGGGCGAGCCGACCGACGTCGAGGACAACGAGGACGAGGTCAGGTTCGCGCTCACCTCGGAAGCCGGGCTCAACGACGGGCTGGCGTTCCCCTTCGTGTACGCCGCGATCGCGATCGCCGGCACCGGCCTCGCCCCCGCCGGCTGGCTCGGTCACTGGCTCACCGTGGACGTGCTCTACAAAATCGCGGTGGGGGTGGGTGGCGGGCTGTTCGTCGGCTGGCTGCTCGGCAAGCTGTTCTTCCGGGCCCCGGCACAGTTGCGGCTGGCCCACCACGCCGAGGGCTTCGTCGCCATCGCCGCCACCTTCCTCGCGTACGGGCTGATCGAGGTGGTCGGCGGCTACGGCTTCCTCGCCGTGTTCTTCGCCGCGCGAGCCATCCGATCGGCGGAACGTACGCACGAGTTCCACGGGGTGCTGCACAACTTCGCCGAGCAGATCGAGCGGCTGCTGACCGTACTGCTGCTGTTGTTCCTCGGCGGGGCGGTGGTCGACGGCCTGCTGGCGCCGCTGACCTGGCCCGCCGCCCTGGCCGGGCTGGCGCTGCTGTTCGTGATCCGGCCGCTGGTCGCCTGGCTCTCGCTGCGCGGGGCACCGGGGCGACCGACCGAGCACTGGGTGATCGCATTCTTCGGCATCCGCGGCGTCGGCTCGATCTACTACCTCGGGTACGCCACGAGTCACGCCGATATTCCGCAGATCGAGCTGGTGTGGGCGACCGTCGGCCTGGTGATCATCGTGTCGGTGGTGCTGCACGGGGTGGCGGCCACGCCGGTCATGCGGCTACTCGACCGCGCCGGCGAACGTACCGAACAACGAGCGCAACAGGGCCGCGTACGTCCGACCGCGCACGCCGGGGCAGGCGACTGA
- a CDS encoding TetR/AcrR family transcriptional regulator, producing the protein MTEQTPPGTAGEAAEAARVAVRRPHRADARRNFDALLGAARDVFAESGTAASLEEIARRAGVGIGTLYRNFPTRQDLFDTVYLGEVEELCRAADEVTELPPWDGFVVWLRRFVDYAATKRAIYESLNRDSEAFRSCRTAIYGAGEPLFVRAQAAGAARADVSFDDVLRMISGLTATGFVDERQRERVLGIALDGVRRQPAG; encoded by the coding sequence GTGACGGAGCAGACGCCGCCGGGCACGGCCGGCGAGGCCGCCGAGGCAGCCCGCGTCGCCGTACGGCGGCCGCACCGGGCCGACGCCCGCCGCAACTTCGACGCGCTGCTCGGCGCGGCCCGCGACGTCTTCGCCGAGAGCGGCACCGCCGCCTCGCTGGAGGAGATCGCCCGGCGGGCCGGAGTCGGCATCGGCACCCTCTACCGGAACTTCCCCACCCGCCAGGACCTCTTCGACACCGTCTACCTCGGCGAGGTCGAGGAGCTGTGCCGGGCCGCCGACGAGGTCACCGAACTACCGCCCTGGGACGGCTTCGTGGTCTGGCTGCGGCGCTTCGTCGACTACGCCGCCACCAAACGGGCGATCTACGAGTCGCTCAACCGGGACTCGGAGGCGTTCCGCTCCTGCCGCACCGCCATCTACGGCGCCGGCGAACCACTGTTCGTACGCGCCCAGGCGGCCGGCGCGGCGCGTGCCGACGTCAGCTTCGACGACGTACTGCGCATGATCAGCGGGCTCACCGCGACCGGGTTCGTCGACGAGCGGCAACGCGAACGGGTGCTCGGGATCGCCCTCGACGGCGTACGGAGACAGCCGGCGGGGTAG